From one Aerosakkonema funiforme FACHB-1375 genomic stretch:
- a CDS encoding PAS domain S-box protein: protein MKIHQYDMGYGIGVLAAALALMLLWPGLWKNLLVANGFLPHGHCYLWKPSLVWLHIISDTLIGLAYVAISGTLAYLVYKSRQDIPFHWMFLLFGTFIVACGSTHFMEVWTLWTPTYWLAGELKLVTAVASVTTAVILPSLVPQVLGLVEDAKISQERKLKLEAANQELEELAHKLKELDRLKTQFFANVSHELRTPLALILGPTEKLLASDELTQEQHDNLKVVRRNAQTLLKHVNNLLDVSKLEAGKMSVNYAQVDLAHLVKLTAAHFDTLAQECHISFSIDTPESVPAQVDAEKLQRICFNLLSNAFKFTPNSGSIKCRVEVCWGRVEEKVKSQKSKVKINTPPLPHSPTPPLLFVPISARITVEDSGVGVPLELREVIFEPFRQGEPEIARKFGGTGLGLAIVKEFVDLHGGKIAVDEAVLGGARFSVELPLLAPADVEVASAIALSSDNINSELASVMLAELRSPEINVVKDYLTAPSTQPRVLVVEDNPEMNRFIADTLASDYNIVTALNGQEGLELALKLHPDAILSDVMMPQMTGDRMVRQIRLHRELNAVPIVLLTAKADDDLRVQMLREGVQDYLMKPFSSEELKARVANQIAMKRAKEILQQELGSATENLALLAEEVRIRQRELQTTLAALQESEERFRQLAEHIREIFWLFEPKNSKILYISPRYEQISGLSCQSLSEQPTSFFDIVYHEDKQQVLLAFEKQLRGEHLEVEYRIVQPNGSIRWIWARAFPIENELGEVYRIAGIAEDMTDRKQAEIVLQNFASELEIAIAQRTDELAFSNWLLQEKIGELEAEKEALRRSEERFRSYFELPLIGIAITSPEKGWLQVNDKLCDIFGYSRQELSQMTWVEITHADDLAADIDNFNQILAGERESYAIDKRFIRKDGEVIYADIATQCVRRADGSIDYFVLLVQDTTDRVRALLKLRLLESVVVNANDAIVITEAEPIEEPGPHILYVNAAFTRMTGYTLQEVVGKTPRILQGPQSDRATLNQLRETIQNWQPGVFELINYRKDGSQFWVELSLVPVADETGWYTHWIAIERDITQRKLSEEALYRREREFKTLVENSPDIVLRCDREMRYLYVNPVVETLTGTPTENFIGKNFRELSSPEELCQLWETTLTKVFESGVEQTIQFVCPTSIGMRIYQSRVVPEPNKKGAIESALAVIRDITELKEAEEERAQRIREQEARVLAEAQQRRFAFLAEASMVLASSFDYETTLAQVARLALPYLADWCIFYIVGEEGQILRLASAHSDPRQEELLLQLQTYDELDAANSKSCLGKVGIVTGSGAIPILGSPQVEDMASKTPTFRKIQNLKSGDLNLEHPVLEVLRTLKPAFYPELADDRIAQCASNAEDCKLLEALKPQSVIVVPLVTQGRILGALEFVYAESGRRYCWEELALAEELATRAALAIDNSRTHREAQEANRLKDEFLAILSHELRTPLHAILGWVNLLRTRKVDAIMTDRALETIERNARLQTQMVSDLLDVSRIIRGKLELNLSPIDPIPVLVAALDTVRPTAERQGVELKCVFNAVGEVAADADRLQQIAWNLLSNAIKFTPKGGVVEIKLEKLQMADLKLQNETQNPTFNSQSEISYAQITVTDTGKGISPGFLPYVFDRFRQESNLHQGDVHSSLTRSQVGLGLGLAIVRHLVELHGGTVSAYSAGEGKGATFTVKLPLVEGARG, encoded by the coding sequence TTTATGGAAGTGTGGACGCTATGGACGCCGACGTATTGGCTAGCGGGAGAATTGAAATTAGTCACGGCAGTTGCTTCGGTGACGACAGCTGTAATACTGCCGTCGTTGGTGCCACAGGTGCTGGGATTGGTTGAAGATGCTAAAATTTCCCAAGAGCGCAAACTGAAACTGGAAGCTGCCAACCAAGAACTGGAGGAGTTGGCGCACAAGCTGAAAGAACTCGATCGCCTCAAAACCCAGTTCTTCGCTAACGTCAGTCACGAACTGCGGACACCGTTAGCACTGATCTTAGGGCCAACAGAGAAATTGTTGGCTTCAGATGAACTCACACAAGAACAGCACGATAACCTAAAAGTTGTGCGACGCAACGCCCAAACTCTCCTCAAGCACGTCAACAATTTGCTGGATGTTTCCAAGCTAGAAGCGGGCAAAATGAGCGTTAACTACGCTCAAGTCGATTTGGCCCACTTGGTAAAACTCACTGCCGCTCACTTTGATACCCTAGCTCAGGAATGTCACATTTCATTTTCGATCGATACGCCTGAGTCTGTCCCCGCACAAGTGGATGCTGAGAAGTTGCAGCGCATCTGTTTCAACCTGCTTTCCAATGCTTTCAAGTTTACCCCTAATAGTGGCAGTATCAAATGCAGAGTGGAAGTCTGCTGGGGAAGAGTAGAAGAAAAAGTCAAAAGTCAAAAGTCAAAAGTCAAAATAAATACTCCCCCACTCCCCCACTCCCCCACTCCCCCACTCCTCTTTGTGCCTATTTCTGCCAGGATTACTGTAGAGGATAGCGGTGTTGGTGTGCCACTCGAATTGCGGGAAGTGATTTTCGAGCCATTTCGGCAAGGAGAACCAGAAATTGCTCGCAAATTTGGCGGTACTGGATTGGGATTGGCAATTGTCAAAGAATTTGTTGATTTACATGGTGGTAAGATCGCAGTTGATGAAGCAGTTTTAGGTGGAGCGAGATTTAGTGTAGAATTGCCGTTACTCGCACCAGCAGATGTGGAGGTAGCAAGTGCGATCGCACTTTCTTCAGACAATATTAACAGCGAACTTGCGAGCGTTATGCTGGCAGAACTGCGATCGCCGGAAATTAATGTAGTTAAGGATTATTTAACAGCTCCCAGTACTCAACCACGAGTACTTGTAGTCGAAGACAATCCTGAAATGAATCGGTTTATTGCCGACACGCTGGCATCTGACTATAACATCGTCACAGCTTTGAATGGGCAAGAAGGATTGGAACTGGCACTTAAGTTGCATCCCGACGCTATCCTCAGCGATGTGATGATGCCCCAAATGACTGGCGATCGAATGGTACGCCAGATTCGCTTGCATAGGGAATTGAATGCGGTGCCAATTGTGCTGCTGACTGCCAAAGCAGACGATGACTTGCGCGTGCAGATGTTGCGAGAAGGGGTACAAGACTACTTAATGAAACCTTTCTCATCTGAAGAATTGAAGGCGCGGGTGGCGAATCAAATTGCCATGAAGCGCGCGAAAGAAATACTTCAGCAGGAATTAGGTTCTGCTACGGAAAATTTGGCACTTTTAGCAGAAGAAGTGCGAATTCGCCAACGCGAACTGCAAACAACCCTAGCAGCTTTGCAAGAATCCGAAGAGCGTTTTCGGCAACTGGCAGAACACATTCGCGAAATTTTCTGGTTGTTCGAGCCGAAAAACTCAAAAATACTCTACATCAGTCCCCGTTACGAACAAATATCGGGTCTTAGCTGCCAGAGTTTGTCCGAACAGCCGACCTCTTTTTTCGATATTGTTTACCACGAGGACAAGCAACAGGTGTTGCTTGCCTTTGAAAAGCAACTTCGAGGAGAACACTTAGAAGTAGAATATCGGATCGTTCAACCGAATGGCTCGATTCGTTGGATATGGGCTCGTGCTTTTCCCATCGAAAACGAATTGGGAGAAGTATATCGCATTGCGGGAATTGCGGAAGATATGACCGATCGCAAACAAGCTGAAATAGTTCTGCAAAACTTCGCTTCCGAATTGGAAATTGCGATCGCCCAACGCACTGACGAACTGGCTTTTTCCAATTGGCTGCTGCAAGAAAAAATCGGGGAACTAGAGGCGGAAAAGGAAGCTTTGCGAAGAAGTGAAGAAAGATTCCGCAGTTACTTTGAACTGCCTTTAATCGGTATTGCGATTACCTCACCGGAAAAAGGCTGGTTGCAGGTAAACGACAAATTGTGCGATATCTTTGGCTATTCGCGACAAGAACTCAGCCAGATGACTTGGGTTGAGATTACCCATGCGGATGATTTGGCTGCCGATATCGATAATTTCAATCAAATTTTGGCTGGCGAAAGGGAAAGCTATGCGATCGACAAGCGGTTTATCCGCAAAGATGGAGAAGTTATTTATGCCGACATCGCCACCCAATGCGTGCGTCGCGCTGACGGGTCTATTGATTATTTTGTCTTGTTGGTTCAGGATACCACCGATCGGGTGCGGGCGCTATTGAAGTTGCGCTTGCTGGAATCGGTTGTAGTTAACGCCAATGATGCGATCGTAATTACGGAAGCTGAGCCGATTGAGGAGCCGGGGCCGCACATTCTCTACGTTAACGCTGCTTTTACCCGTATGACCGGCTACACTCTACAGGAAGTGGTGGGTAAAACACCTCGGATTTTGCAGGGGCCTCAGAGCGATCGAGCTACTCTCAATCAACTTCGGGAAACCATACAAAATTGGCAACCAGGGGTATTTGAACTAATTAATTACCGCAAAGATGGCTCCCAGTTCTGGGTAGAACTGAGCCTCGTACCGGTAGCTGACGAAACGGGGTGGTATACGCACTGGATCGCCATAGAGCGCGATATTACGCAACGCAAGCTCTCAGAAGAGGCACTGTACCGTCGCGAGCGGGAATTCAAAACATTAGTTGAAAATTCGCCAGATATCGTTCTTCGCTGCGACAGGGAAATGCGTTACCTGTATGTCAATCCGGTGGTGGAAACGTTGACGGGAACGCCAACCGAAAATTTCATCGGTAAGAATTTCCGAGAACTCAGTTCTCCAGAGGAGTTATGCCAGCTGTGGGAGACGACCCTGACGAAAGTATTTGAAAGCGGTGTTGAACAAACGATTCAATTTGTCTGTCCTACTTCAATTGGAATGCGTATCTATCAATCTCGTGTCGTTCCAGAGCCAAACAAAAAAGGTGCGATCGAATCAGCGCTGGCTGTGATCCGCGATATTACGGAACTCAAAGAAGCGGAGGAAGAACGCGCTCAGAGAATTCGCGAACAGGAGGCGCGTGTTTTGGCAGAGGCGCAGCAACGACGATTTGCTTTTCTGGCAGAGGCTAGCATGGTGCTGGCTTCTTCTTTTGATTACGAAACTACACTCGCTCAAGTGGCTCGCCTTGCACTGCCTTATCTGGCTGATTGGTGTATTTTCTATATTGTGGGAGAAGAAGGTCAGATCTTGAGGCTGGCAAGCGCTCATTCAGATCCGCGTCAGGAAGAACTGTTGCTGCAACTGCAAACTTATGATGAGCTTGACGCAGCTAATTCAAAATCCTGTCTTGGAAAGGTCGGCATCGTGACGGGAAGCGGAGCCATTCCGATCTTGGGGTCTCCCCAAGTAGAGGATATGGCGTCCAAGACGCCGACTTTCCGCAAAATCCAAAATCTAAAATCGGGCGACCTGAATCTAGAGCATCCAGTGTTGGAAGTGTTACGCACTCTTAAGCCAGCGTTCTATCCGGAACTTGCCGACGATCGGATCGCGCAGTGCGCCTCTAATGCCGAAGATTGTAAGCTTTTGGAAGCATTAAAACCTCAGTCTGTTATTGTCGTACCGCTAGTTACCCAAGGAAGGATTTTAGGTGCTTTAGAATTTGTTTATGCAGAGTCGGGACGCCGCTACTGTTGGGAAGAATTGGCTTTGGCAGAGGAGTTGGCTACCCGCGCTGCCTTAGCAATAGACAATAGCAGAACACACCGCGAAGCTCAAGAAGCCAACCGCCTGAAAGATGAATTTCTGGCGATACTCTCTCACGAACTGCGAACGCCGCTACACGCTATTTTGGGTTGGGTGAATTTGTTGCGGACGCGGAAAGTTGATGCGATTATGACCGATCGAGCGCTGGAAACGATCGAGCGCAATGCTCGTTTGCAAACGCAAATGGTTTCGGATTTATTGGATGTTTCGCGCATTATTCGCGGCAAACTGGAACTGAATCTCTCTCCCATCGATCCAATTCCTGTGCTTGTGGCGGCTCTGGATACGGTACGTCCGACAGCTGAGCGTCAGGGTGTGGAGTTAAAGTGTGTTTTTAACGCTGTAGGAGAAGTTGCGGCTGATGCCGATCGCTTGCAGCAAATTGCGTGGAATTTGCTGTCTAATGCGATTAAGTTTACGCCCAAAGGCGGGGTGGTGGAAATTAAACTGGAAAAATTACAGATGGCAGATTTGAAATTGCAAAATGAAACTCAAAATCCTACTTTCAATTCGCAATCTGAAATTTCCTATGCCCAAATTACTGTAACCGATACGGGTAAAGGGATTAGTCCTGGCTTTTTACCTTACGTGTTCGATCGCTTTCGGCAAGAAAGCAATCTTCACCAGGGCGATGTCCACAGCAGTCTGACGCGATCGCAAGTGGGACTTGGTTTGGGTTTGGCGATCGTGCGTCATCTAGTGGAACTGCATGGCGGTACTGTCAGCGCCTACAGTGCCGGCGAGGGTAAGGGAGCGACGTTTACTGTGAAACTGCCTCTGGTTGAAGGGGCTAGGGGCTAG